One Oceanicoccus sagamiensis genomic region harbors:
- a CDS encoding DUF423 domain-containing protein yields the protein MAKTLLMIAALSGLLAVAIGAFGAHGLKGRVTTDLMAVYQTGVQYHFYHTLALLLVGILMLQFPQESLLSWSGWLFVVGMIIFSGSLYVMALTGIKWLGAITPIGGVAFIAGWLSLAIAVYKNVGE from the coding sequence ATGGCCAAAACACTATTAATGATCGCAGCACTTAGCGGCCTATTGGCCGTTGCCATCGGCGCTTTTGGAGCTCACGGACTAAAGGGGCGAGTCACCACAGACTTAATGGCGGTTTACCAAACCGGCGTGCAATACCATTTCTATCACACATTAGCTTTATTGTTAGTCGGTATCTTAATGCTGCAATTCCCCCAGGAGTCACTGTTAAGCTGGAGTGGTTGGCTGTTTGTTGTCGGTATGATTATTTTTTCCGGCAGCCTCTATGTGATGGCATTAACCGGTATCAAATGGTTGGGGGCTATCACGCCTATCGGAGGTGTGGCCTTTATTGCTGGCTGGCTAAGCTTGGCCATAGCTGTTTATAAAAATGTTGGCGAATAG
- the asnS gene encoding asparagine--tRNA ligase, whose product MAATSIKQLLAGSIATGNTVRVQGWVRSRRDSKGGFSFMAIHDGSSFDAIQAVIPAELDNYQDEILQAGAGCSVKITGELVASQGKGQAFEIQAQSVDVVGWVDDPESYPIAKKRHSFEYLRTVAHLRPRTNTFGAITRVRTVLANAIHNYFFEREFQWINTPLITASDCEGAGELFRVSTLDLTHLPRTENDAIDFAQDFFGEESFLTVSGQLNVESYCMALSKVYTFGPTFRAENSNTSRHLAEFWMVEPEIAFADLNDDADLAEDFLSYLFNTVLEKCEDDLAFFNQFVDKTCLERLQTVADKNFVRMDYTEAVSILEKTKKTFEYPVKWGIDLQSEHERFLCEEHVGAPVVVMNYPKDIKAFYMRMNDDEKTVAAMDVLAPGIGEIIGGSQREERLDILNARMAEQGIGDELWWYKDLRRYGTVPHAGFGLGFERLISYVTGMENIRDVIPFPRTPGNAPF is encoded by the coding sequence ATGGCCGCGACTTCCATCAAACAATTACTTGCTGGCTCAATTGCAACGGGTAATACCGTTAGGGTACAAGGTTGGGTACGAAGTCGCAGGGACTCCAAAGGCGGTTTTTCCTTTATGGCCATCCACGATGGCAGCAGCTTTGATGCTATTCAGGCGGTGATCCCCGCAGAACTGGATAATTACCAAGACGAAATTTTGCAAGCCGGTGCTGGTTGTTCAGTCAAAATCACCGGTGAGCTGGTCGCTTCACAGGGCAAGGGTCAAGCCTTTGAAATTCAGGCGCAGTCCGTTGACGTGGTCGGCTGGGTCGATGATCCAGAATCCTACCCCATCGCTAAAAAACGCCATAGCTTTGAATATCTTAGAACGGTCGCCCATCTGCGCCCGAGAACCAATACCTTTGGTGCGATTACCCGTGTGCGTACCGTGCTGGCCAATGCGATTCATAATTATTTTTTCGAGCGTGAATTCCAGTGGATTAATACACCGCTTATTACTGCGAGTGATTGCGAGGGTGCTGGTGAGCTTTTTAGAGTTAGCACGCTGGATTTAACTCATCTACCTCGCACAGAGAATGACGCTATCGACTTTGCTCAGGATTTTTTTGGTGAAGAGTCCTTTCTTACCGTTTCCGGTCAGCTTAATGTTGAGTCCTATTGTATGGCTTTATCCAAGGTCTATACCTTTGGCCCAACCTTTCGGGCGGAGAACTCCAATACCAGCCGTCACCTGGCGGAGTTCTGGATGGTAGAGCCGGAAATTGCCTTTGCCGATTTGAATGACGATGCAGACTTGGCAGAAGACTTTTTAAGCTATTTATTCAATACCGTACTGGAAAAATGCGAAGATGATTTAGCTTTCTTTAATCAGTTTGTCGATAAAACCTGTTTAGAAAGATTGCAAACGGTAGCCGATAAAAACTTTGTCCGTATGGATTATACCGAGGCGGTAAGTATTCTGGAAAAAACCAAAAAGACATTCGAATATCCGGTGAAGTGGGGTATTGATTTACAGTCTGAGCATGAGCGCTTTTTATGTGAAGAACATGTGGGCGCCCCCGTAGTGGTGATGAACTACCCTAAAGATATTAAAGCCTTCTATATGCGGATGAACGACGATGAAAAAACGGTAGCCGCTATGGATGTATTGGCACCGGGTATTGGGGAAATTATCGGTGGCAGTCAGCGGGAAGAGCGCTTGGATATATTAAATGCCCGTATGGCCGAGCAGGGTATCGGTGATGAACTATGGTGGTATAAAGACCTTCGTCGCTATGGCACCGTACCCCATGCTGGTTTTGGGCTGGGTTTTGAGCGCTTAATTAGCTATGTCACTGGTATGGAAAATATCCGTGATGTGATTCCGTTCCCAAGAACGCCGGGCAATGCACCTTTTTAA
- the trmB gene encoding tRNA (guanosine(46)-N7)-methyltransferase TrmB, whose product MSDQNTPSDDKKRRSIRSFVLRTGRMTPGQQKAYDNHWPSKGLLLADGMIDYAQVFGRQAPVVLEIGFGMGASLVEMAKAAPEQDFIGVEVHVPGVGKLLHGMEEQGVDNIRVYCDDAVEVLKQCIADNSLDRIQIYFPDPWHKKKHHKRRLIQAHFVQALRSKLNVGGVLHLATDWEHYAEHMMEVMAAAEGFSNQADEYCFSDRPGYRPITKFEKRGERLGHGVWDLLFEKTA is encoded by the coding sequence ATGTCAGATCAAAACACGCCATCCGACGATAAAAAACGTCGCAGTATCCGCAGCTTTGTGCTGCGTACCGGTCGTATGACCCCAGGCCAACAAAAAGCTTACGATAACCATTGGCCCAGCAAAGGTCTATTGTTAGCCGATGGCATGATTGATTATGCTCAGGTATTTGGCCGTCAGGCGCCGGTGGTTTTGGAAATCGGTTTTGGCATGGGCGCGTCTCTGGTTGAAATGGCCAAGGCGGCACCGGAGCAAGACTTTATTGGTGTCGAGGTTCATGTCCCGGGCGTCGGTAAGTTACTCCACGGTATGGAGGAGCAGGGTGTCGATAATATCCGGGTTTATTGTGATGATGCAGTGGAAGTCCTAAAACAGTGCATTGCCGACAATAGCCTCGACCGGATTCAAATCTACTTTCCTGACCCATGGCATAAGAAAAAGCACCATAAGCGCCGCCTGATTCAGGCTCACTTTGTACAGGCACTACGCAGCAAATTAAACGTTGGTGGTGTACTGCATCTGGCCACCGATTGGGAACACTATGCGGAGCATATGATGGAAGTGATGGCCGCCGCTGAAGGTTTTAGCAATCAAGCGGATGAGTATTGCTTCTCCGATCGGCCTGGCTATCGTCCGATCACAAAATTTGAAAAGCGCGGTGAGCGTTTAGGTCATGGCGTTTGGGATTTACTGTTTGAAAAAACCGCGTAA
- the rpoH gene encoding RNA polymerase sigma factor RpoH: MSTALQTVNLVPGSNLTAYMQTVNNFPILTAERERELGEELYYHENLEAARELVMSHLRFVVHIAKSYKGYGLPLADLIQEGNVGLMKAVKRFNPEKGVRLVSFAVHWVKAEMHEFILRNWRIVKVATTKAQRKLFFNLRGAKKKLAWLNNAEANAVADDLGVDVKEVRRMESRLTASDLGFDAGADDEDDGVVAPAHYLEDNTVNPAVLLEDADWESNSNQHLQVALEQLDDRSRDILQARWLSEEKPTLHEMADKYGVSAERIRQLEKNAMKKVRATMEA, translated from the coding sequence ATGAGTACCGCACTACAGACTGTCAACTTAGTACCCGGGAGTAATCTCACGGCGTATATGCAGACTGTGAATAACTTCCCGATCCTGACCGCCGAGCGTGAGCGTGAGTTGGGTGAAGAGCTGTATTACCACGAAAACCTTGAAGCTGCCCGTGAGCTGGTTATGTCTCACCTGCGCTTTGTGGTGCATATCGCCAAATCTTACAAAGGCTATGGCCTGCCACTGGCGGATTTAATCCAGGAAGGCAATGTTGGCCTGATGAAAGCCGTTAAGCGTTTTAATCCCGAGAAGGGTGTACGCCTGGTTTCTTTTGCGGTGCATTGGGTTAAAGCCGAAATGCACGAGTTTATTCTGCGCAACTGGCGCATTGTAAAAGTGGCTACCACCAAAGCCCAACGTAAATTATTTTTTAACCTGCGCGGCGCTAAGAAAAAGTTGGCCTGGTTAAATAATGCTGAAGCGAATGCCGTTGCCGATGACCTTGGCGTTGATGTGAAAGAAGTCCGCCGCATGGAAAGTCGCCTAACCGCTTCTGACCTGGGTTTTGATGCCGGTGCCGATGATGAAGATGATGGCGTCGTCGCCCCAGCGCATTATCTGGAAGATAACACGGTCAACCCTGCGGTGCTGTTGGAAGATGCTGATTGGGAAAGCAATAGCAACCAGCACTTGCAAGTAGCGTTGGAACAGCTGGATGATCGTAGCCGTGATATTTTGCAGGCCCGTTGGTTAAGTGAAGAAAAACCAACGCTGCATGAGATGGCTGATAAGTACGGTGTTTCCGCTGAGCGTATTCGTCAGCTGGAAAAAAATGCAATGAAAAAAGTCAGGGCAACCATGGAAGCCTAA